DNA from Sulfurimonas gotlandica GD1:
CCACTCATCAGCATCTAGCTTACCAGGCTTTTTCAAAACATTATCAGGAATCCCAACTTTACCTATATCGTGCATTGGTGAGGCGTCATAAAGCAGTTCTGACTCTTCTTTAGGCAGTCCATATTTACAAGCTAATAGTTTAGAGTACTCTGCGACGCGTTTTACATGGTTTCCTGTCTCTTTGGAACGTGATTCACCTATCTCACCCATCTTGTATATAACTTCACGTTGTGTCTCTTCTATCTCTTTGTGGACATTAATAACATCACTAATATCATATTGAATACTCATGTACTCAACAATATCACCATTTAAGTCTAAAATCGGAACTATCAGTGTGTCAAGATATATTGTTCTTCCATCTTTTGCCACATTACTAATAACACCATTAAAATTCTTTTTAGATTTTACAGTGTCCCACAAGTTTTTATAAAACTCATCTGTAACACTTTTATCTCTAAGAAGAGGAGTGTGTCTTTTACCTAGTAGTTCTTCTTTTTTAAAACCTGTGATTTTTTCATGTGTTTCATTTATATATGTAATTACACCATTTTCATCTGTTCTTGTAAAAGAAGCTGCGCTCTCTATTGCTTTTTCATACTGAGCAAGTAAATTCATCTTATCTTGTAAGCTTTGATTTGAAGTGCTTAACTCTTTAGTTAAAAGTTCTTTTAGCTCTTCTAATTCTGTAATGTCATGTCTGATAGCTATATATTCTACTATGACATTTTTATCATTTTTAATAGGAAATATATTTACATCTACAATATAATAACCCCCATCTTTTTTTCGATTTTTTATTTTTCCATGCCATATTTGCCCTATTTGGATAGTAGTCCACATCTCTTTAAAGACTTCAGGTGGAGTATCACTATGTCTAACTATGGAATGAGGCTTACCTAAAAGATCTTCTTTAGAGTATCCTGAGAGTTTTACAAAAGCATCATTGACATAGGTTATTTTTCCTCTTAAATCAGTTTTAGATACCAATGTTGTCTTATCAATGGCATTTTGTAATTGTTCGATTGTATTTGTCTTTTGTCTACTTTGTCTGTAAAAATAAAATATAATCATCAGAGCAAATAGAGCTATAAGATATTTAATAAGCTCCACAATTAACATATTATATATTGCATTGTCATCTCTACTTGATATCACGTATCCAGCTGTATTTCCTGCCACATCTTCAATAGGGACAAAAATAAATATTTTATTTTTTCCTAAATTAAAGCTATCTTGCGCAAAAGCTTTATTCTTTCCTATATTATCAGTTATATAGCCCATAATACTTTTCATTGAACCTGTTGAGATGATATTGTTTGCATGTATATTGTTTGACATATAGTATTTGTCACTAGCACAAAACTCATGATAGTATTTTTTCAAATGATCTTTAACAACTCTTGATTCCATAATACTTTTTTTTATAATTATAGAATAATCAGCATCTAAAGACTCTTTCATCTGCTCTATTACAGATAATACACTAATAGACAACTCTACACTGCCAACGTACTCTTCATTATGAAAAATTGGATAAACATATCTAAAACCATCAAAATATTTTCCAACTTCAAAGCCATATACAGGCTGTTTAGTTTCTATGACTTTTTTGATGCTCTCTCTAAATAAAAGAGTGTCGCCAAATTTACCTTGTTTGTGAAATCTAAAAAAGCTCTCTCCATCTGCTAAATGAAAGTGCAGTTGAAGAATACCTGACTTCTCCATTCTTTTATATCTTTCATTTAATAAAATATATAGTTTTTCTCTATTGCTGTCTCTATTTAAACCGGCATTAGACTCATTTATAATACTAGCTATCTCATGATTTTCTAAAAGCTCATGAAATAGTGTCTCAACAACTCTTTTATTTGAAATCACTTTTTCACTGTATTGCAACTGCAAGTCATAGATTTTTTCTGCTAAATATAGATTTTTCTTGTATGTAAACTCAAAATACAAGATCAATCCAATACTTAAAATAGTTAGTATCAGAATGATTCTTTCTTTATTTATTATTTTTCCCAAAATACAAGCCCCCCCCCTACATTTACTTTAAATGTAATTATAATAGGGATAAGTGAAGAAATAGTGAATATTTAAATAATATAGGATACAATTTCATATGAAATTATTAATAATAAACTCTGATAAGGTCTTTAGCAAAAATTTTAAAGAGTATTTTTCAAAAAAAAGCTTTAGTGTAGACAGTTATGAAAACTGCGATACTTTGCTAAACTATAAAAATATCAACCACATAATCGCTCAATATGATGTTATTTTTTTATCAATAGAAAAAGACAAGCTATTTGCGCTTGATGTGCTTGATCATATAAATGTACTTGGTATTCATGCTGCAGTTATATTTTTGAGTTATGTAGACTCCATAGATCTTATGTCAAAAGCCTTTGCCAGAAACTGCGAAGACTATATGCTTCATCCATTTTCTCTTAAAGAGATAGAACTACGTGCTATGAAAGCAGTTAGAAAAAAAATGAAATCTGATGAGATATATCTTGTTGGAAACTACACCTATACACTATCTCAACATGCTGTTTTCAATGACCATCAATATATAAAACTAACAAAGATAGAACTGAGTATTTTATACCTTTTGATTATTCATAAAAATCAAATTGTTTCGCATGAAAAAATTGTAAACTTTGTATGGAAGGGAAAAGATATTTTACAAAACACTCTATCTGTTCATATAAAAAATCTAAAGAAAAAGATAATAGGTCTACCTATAGACTCAGTAAAAGGTGTTGGATATTCTATTAGACTAGATCATTAACTAATGACAAAACAAAAAATAACCGCTATAATATTTAACAAAATTTTTTATGGTTAAGTCTTTTCATTAAAACTGGAGAACTAGATGCAAATAATCAAACAATACTCTCAAGAAATCCAAGAATGTGTACAAGACTTTAATATAAGTCTTCAAAGTCTACAAGGCGATCATACAAAAGACCTTCTCTATACACACGCATTAATCGAATATAAAAAACTATTTCTGAACTTGCTTTTATCTATTTCAGATGAAGAGATAGAACACAACACAAAAGTTCTTGTCAACTTCACTATAGAACATGAGATATCATACCTATTTTTATATAGTGAACTTATAACTGTTGTTCGCAAGCTTCTTGGAATACTTTTGGAAAAAAATGACTTAGAGCACATACATGAGATTAACAACTTTTTTACAGAACATGAGAATAGAATCACATCTTTGTATTTACATAGGTTTCTTAAAAAACTAAAGCTAAAGAGTGAACTTCGTCTTTCTCATATATCCATAATGCAGGATAAGAAGTTTATGGTGCACTATGAGAGTCATAT
Protein-coding regions in this window:
- a CDS encoding PAS domain S-box protein, whose amino-acid sequence is MGKIINKERIILILTILSIGLILYFEFTYKKNLYLAEKIYDLQLQYSEKVISNKRVVETLFHELLENHEIASIINESNAGLNRDSNREKLYILLNERYKRMEKSGILQLHFHLADGESFFRFHKQGKFGDTLLFRESIKKVIETKQPVYGFEVGKYFDGFRYVYPIFHNEEYVGSVELSISVLSVIEQMKESLDADYSIIIKKSIMESRVVKDHLKKYYHEFCASDKYYMSNNIHANNIISTGSMKSIMGYITDNIGKNKAFAQDSFNLGKNKIFIFVPIEDVAGNTAGYVISSRDDNAIYNMLIVELIKYLIALFALMIIFYFYRQSRQKTNTIEQLQNAIDKTTLVSKTDLRGKITYVNDAFVKLSGYSKEDLLGKPHSIVRHSDTPPEVFKEMWTTIQIGQIWHGKIKNRKKDGGYYIVDVNIFPIKNDKNVIVEYIAIRHDITELEELKELLTKELSTSNQSLQDKMNLLAQYEKAIESAASFTRTDENGVITYINETHEKITGFKKEELLGKRHTPLLRDKSVTDEFYKNLWDTVKSKKNFNGVISNVAKDGRTIYLDTLIVPILDLNGDIVEYMSIQYDISDVINVHKEIEETQREVIYKMGEIGESRSKETGNHVKRVAEYSKLLACKYGLPKEESELLYDASPMHDIGKVGIPDNVLKKPGKLDADEWEIMRTHSEIGYNVLKGSNRDILKAAATVAYEHHEKYDGSGYPNGLKGENIHIYGRITAVADVFDALGSDRAYKKAWSDEEIFELFRNGKGTHFDPKLVDLFFENLDDFLEIRDKLRD
- a CDS encoding response regulator transcription factor — its product is MKLLIINSDKVFSKNFKEYFSKKSFSVDSYENCDTLLNYKNINHIIAQYDVIFLSIEKDKLFALDVLDHINVLGIHAAVIFLSYVDSIDLMSKAFARNCEDYMLHPFSLKEIELRAMKAVRKKMKSDEIYLVGNYTYTLSQHAVFNDHQYIKLTKIELSILYLLIIHKNQIVSHEKIVNFVWKGKDILQNTLSVHIKNLKKKIIGLPIDSVKGVGYSIRLDH